The Bacteroidota bacterium genomic interval ACAAGAATTAACCCAGATTGTACACAAGGAGGACGTGGCTAAAAACGGTGCATCTTAAAGATGCATAGATAGCTCCGATACTAACCCACGATGGCTGATTGCAGTCTGCAGGTACTTGCACAACCGATACCGGTTTACCGGCAGTTTAACATCAAACATCGGTCGAAGAGCTGGGCCACGAATAATTATTGATTCGTTCTAAAAATAATTCGTGAGGCTAACAGTTCGCGTGCAACGCGACAATTAGAGGTAATTTGATGTACTCTCCTGATAGCAATATACAAACTATGGATACTAATAAGGCTTCATTAAGTCGAATCCGCGTGGTAGTAGTAGATGATCACCCAGCAATTCGTGAAGCTATTGCGGATATTATCACAGATAAAATGGGCATTGAACTGGTGGGCCAGGCCAGTACTGCTGACGAAGCATTTCAACTGGTTGAAAAACTCCAGCCTGACGTTGCTGTAATCGACATTTCTCTTGAAGATGCGCACGGGTTGGACCTGGTACAGAATATCAAGGCACAGTATGCGAATGTGCAGGTGGTTGTATTTTCGATGTACGACGAGAGCGTGTACGCAGAACGTGCTATTCGCGCCGGCGCATCGGGCTACCTGATGAAGAGCGAGCCTACGCAGAGCGTTGTCGAAGCGATTCGCAGCGTGATGCAAGGTGAAGTATACCTGAGCCGCCGCATGGCCTCGCGCATGCTCAGCAAAATTGCCACCGGCCGGTCTTCTAGCCCGGGCTTTGCTATCGATCAGTTGACCGATCGCGAAATGGCAGTATTTCAAATGTTGGGCGAAGGGTATAGCGTCCAGGAAATTACGCAGCGCCTGAACCTCAGCCGTAAAACGGTTGAAACGTATCGTCGCCGCGTTAAAGAGAAGCTGGACTTTGATACGGTAGCTGAATTGCTACAGTACGCTGTACAGTGGCGCTACGGACAGGGAGATATCCCTGGAAGCCCTGCGTAAACAGTAGGATATAAAGCCCTAGAGGCGAAGGGTGTGGATTTTTGCCGGCCGAAGTGCATCAATGCTTGCTGATGCGGCCCGCAAAAATCCACGCCTTTTTTTGTTTAGTGTCGAGCGCTTTTTTGGGTGCCATTTACAAAAAGTCTCCTCTCGAGAGGAGACAGGTCGGCGCAGCCGGCCAGAGGTGTGTCTCGCGCCCGCCCTACGCCATTTGCCATATTTTCAGAGATGAAAGAGGGCTCTGTAAAACACATGCGAGGAGACTGCAAGTTAAATACCGAACACCGAACAAGTAACGCCGAATGTTGAAGAGATTACCCTGTATTCGGCGATCAACTTCCCCTCGCCCCACAGGGTGTCATCCGTTTGGCGCATAGCGATCCCCCATACTTTAGCACATTTATATGCGCTAAAACTACATACGACCTTTCCACCAAAAGTCGCGCCTTTCCTTGTCCTGATCGAATAATTTGACACATGCCTCGGATCTGGCAACGTTCACATGTCCCAAAACGGGCGTTGATCCCCCATCAGATCTAATATCCTGTACACGGTACATCCGTTTGTATCAACCAGCTACACCAACGGGTTCACAATGCGAAAACGCATGCCCGGACAAGAGCTGACAGGACGATGCCTGGTTCTCTACTGCAAAAAACCGGGCGGCTATTTTTTCGATTCCTCTCCAGGATCAGGGAATCTCCGTAATCGAGTAAAAATCTGGTCGTTTCCGCCTTGTCGATGGGCAGGCACCCGGTTTCGCACATTTTCTTGTGAGATCATGTTGCGCCGCGTAGCTGCTAAGCGTCGAGCTCTGATGCGACCGTGTCAGGAGTGTGAGTGTGAATACTACTTTCGGATCAATGGCCCCCCCGCAAACCAATAGCATTTTCTCGCGCCAGATCCGGGTCATCGTTG includes:
- a CDS encoding response regulator transcription factor: MDTNKASLSRIRVVVVDDHPAIREAIADIITDKMGIELVGQASTADEAFQLVEKLQPDVAVIDISLEDAHGLDLVQNIKAQYANVQVVVFSMYDESVYAERAIRAGASGYLMKSEPTQSVVEAIRSVMQGEVYLSRRMASRMLSKIATGRSSSPGFAIDQLTDREMAVFQMLGEGYSVQEITQRLNLSRKTVETYRRRVKEKLDFDTVAELLQYAVQWRYGQGDIPGSPA